The genome window GGCGGTGTATTCGGGCGCATAGCGGTGGCCGCGGGTGTGCGACGACGCGCTCATGCGGTTGTAGAACACCCCCTCCGGCGGAGCTTCCGAAAGATCGAGCGTGCCCGCGTCGAGGTGCCACTCGGCGAACGGCACGCCCTCGCGCGCGAACGCCTCCCGGAACGGTCCCATCCAGGCGTCGTTCTCGTGGATCACGTAAACCTTGCTCATCGCCGCTCACCTTCGCTGCCGTGAAGACTCGAAGGTGGGGGAGAAACGGCGTCATTGCAACAAAATATGTATATTATAAAATATCACACACAAATATTGTTTATTGCCGGTCCGGCCCGCCATACGCCCGTTCGACCTTCGCCACCCGCAGTTCGTAGTGTTCGTACCAGCGGGCGATGCCGAGACGCTGGGCGACGCGGTGGCGAGCGTCGGCTTTCCAGGCGGCGATCGCGGCTTCGCTCTCCCAATAGGAGACGGTGATGCCGAAGCCATCCGGCCCGCGCGCGCTTTCTGCGCCGAGGCAGCCGGGGTGTTCGAGAGCGAGGGCGAGCATCTCCTCGGCCATCGCGGCGTAGCCGTGGTCGCCCGCAGTGCGGGTCGCGGAGAAAATCACCGCGTAATAGGGTGGCTCGGGGGTGCGGGCGAAGCCTTCTGACATCGCCATCGCCCTACTTCACCTCGACGCGCAGGGTGTAGTCGGCTTCCGCCTGGACGGCGATCACCTCGATGAGATAACTGCCGTCGGCGGGGAGCTTGCCGCTCCAGGAGCGGGCCTCGTTCTGCCGCCCCGCGCCGGGGAGGTATCCGGCGTCCTTGCCGGGTTCGCGGATCTGCATGATCGCGGCGTTTCCGGTGCTTTCGAGCGTGACCGCGAAGGTGCGCCCCTGCTTGCCGTTGACGCGCCAGCCCTGGGTCTTGCCGCGCACGACGTGGCCGCCCACCGTGGCCATGCTCGCGCCGGAGGGAAGGTGGATCGAGCCGGTCTTCGCCAGCGCCGGCGCGGCGCCGAGAGACAGAGCGAGGGCGAACACGGCGAAGGCGCGACGGGTGAGTTTCAGCATTCTGCGGGCATCCTCGGAAACGGGCGCGGATGCGCCCGGTGGAAGCGGCAAGTATACCCCCGGCGGCGGCGGCGTCGAGAGGCGGCTCAGCCCGCGCAGCCGAGCCGGATGCGGCGATTCTGGCGGCCCTTGTTCTCCACCTTCAGCACCCTCACCGGGCGCGCCTGTCCGGTGGACCCGAGATGGGTGCCGCCGCAGCCCTGTTTGTCGAGCCCGGCGATCTCGACGATCCGCACCCGGCCGTCGTCGCCCTTCGGCGGTGCGACGCTTTTCGAGCGGAACAGGCCGGGCGTGGCGTTGGCCTCCTGCCAATCCATGTGGAAGGCGCGCACCGGGAAGTCCTGACGGATCGCGTCGTTGATCGGACCGTCGAGCGCGCGCAGGCGCTCGGCGTTCTCCGCCCCCGGCAGATCGAAATCGAGGCGGAAGGTCGCGTCGGCATTGAGCTGCGCACCGGTCAACAGCGCGCCGCCGAATTCCTGAAACACCACCGCGTTGGCGACGTGGGCGAGGGTGTGCAGTTCGCGCATCAGGGCGCGGAATTCGGCCTCGACCGAGATCCGCACCGGCCCGACGACTTCCGCCTCGCCTGCGAACAGGTGCCACCAGCCGCGCGGATCGGGGGCCACCGCGGTGAGCGCCGCCTCGCCGCCGTCCCATGCGAGGGTCGCCTTGTCCATCAACTGCCCGCCGCCGCCGGGAAACACCGGGCTCTGGGCCAGCAGCACCGCTCCCGGGCGGGCCTCCAGAACCGGCGCGACGAGTTCGAGAACGTCCGGACGACTTTGACAGAAAAGCTGCATGGGAGCTCCGGGCGGCAATGGGAAAGCATGCGCTAATCTTCCGGCGTCACCTGCGCCAGGACCACGCCCAGGGCCATCTCGGGGTCGCGGGTGAGGCCGAGGCAGGCGCCGGAGGACGACAGCAGGTAAAGGTTGACGCCCGGGGTTTCGGCGAGCGGCCTGACGCCGCAAATGTCGCCGTCGTCGCAGGTGGAGACGATCAGGCCGTCGATCTCCGCCCTGAGCGCCGCGGCGATCGCCTCCACCTCGCGCACCTCGGCTTGCGCGACGACGGCGAGGACGCGGGTCATCGTCTCGCGGTCAATCATCCGCATCGCTCCAGGCGGGCGCGCAGGCGACGCCCATCGCCTTGGCGAGCCACGGCGGCGGCGACCGCAGCGCCGCCCGCAGTTCGCCGAGTACCGCCCGCGCCTCGCCGCCTTCGACGCGTTTGACCGGGTGGACGGCGTGCCGCACCACCTTGGCCGCCGCCGGGCCGCCGATCGAGACGACGTAGAGCAGGTGGCAATCGCGGATCTGTTCGGCGCGCAGGTCGTTCTTGTCCCGCGCTTCGGTGCGCCCGCTCTCGGCGTGGCGCACGTCGATCAGCCGCGCCTCCTCGGCGTTCACCTGATAGATCAGGAACCGCGCGCAAGTGCCGAAATGGCCGTCGAGACTCTCGGCGACATTGGACGCCAGGGCGACGCGGATCGAACCGGGCATGTCGCCCTCGGCATAGGGAGCGGGCACCGGCAGGTC of uncultured Alphaproteobacteria bacterium contains these proteins:
- the nifY gene encoding Protein NifY; its protein translation is MSETERPITEAVALRIGLAARALPDVEPSRLVQVLLDVTGGAPPTPAALQALTVRRLKTALDGALSDQPSDQLKTAVAYLRGEARVTEVAADLPVPAPYAEGDMPGSIRVALASNVAESLDGHFGTCARFLIYQVNAEEARLIDVRHAESGRTEARDKNDLRAEQIRDCHLLYVVSIGGPAAAKVVRHAVHPVKRVEGGEARAVLGELRAALRSPPPWLAKAMGVACAPAWSDADD
- a CDS encoding putative metal-dependent hydrolase related to alanyl-tRNA synthetase HxxxH domain (Evidence 3 : Function proposed based on presence of conserved amino acid motif, structural feature or limited homology), whose translation is MQLFCQSRPDVLELVAPVLEARPGAVLLAQSPVFPGGGGQLMDKATLAWDGGEAALTAVAPDPRGWWHLFAGEAEVVGPVRISVEAEFRALMRELHTLAHVANAVVFQEFGGALLTGAQLNADATFRLDFDLPGAENAERLRALDGPINDAIRQDFPVRAFHMDWQEANATPGLFRSKSVAPPKGDDGRVRIVEIAGLDKQGCGGTHLGSTGQARPVRVLKVENKGRQNRRIRLGCAG
- a CDS encoding conserved hypothetical protein (Evidence 4 : Homologs of previously reported genes of unknown function) — encoded protein: MAMSEGFARTPEPPYYAVIFSATRTAGDHGYAAMAEEMLALALEHPGCLGAESARGPDGFGITVSYWESEAAIAAWKADARHRVAQRLGIARWYEHYELRVAKVERAYGGPDRQ
- a CDS encoding exported hypothetical protein (Evidence 5 : No homology to any previously reported sequences) — its product is MLKLTRRAFAVFALALSLGAAPALAKTGSIHLPSGASMATVGGHVVRGKTQGWRVNGKQGRTFAVTLESTGNAAIMQIREPGKDAGYLPGAGRQNEARSWSGKLPADGSYLIEVIAVQAEADYTLRVEVK
- a CDS encoding conserved hypothetical protein (Evidence 4 : Homologs of previously reported genes of unknown function), producing the protein MRMIDRETMTRVLAVVAQAEVREVEAIAAALRAEIDGLIVSTCDDGDICGVRPLAETPGVNLYLLSSSGACLGLTRDPEMALGVVLAQVTPED